GGAGGTTCCACCGTGACCTCCCGAGAAAACCACATATGAGCCCCGTTGTTTTTCGGCTCCGCATAGACCCGCGCCGGCGCCGCACCGTACCGCAACCCGCCCACCCAGCGCTGGCGCGCGCGCCCGCGGCTCGCTGCGCGTGCCCCACGCCAgcgcgccgccggcgccgcgtCGGCTCGCGTCCACGCCAGGGACGAGCCTCCCCCGCGTCAGCGCCGTCGCGCCGCGCACCGCGCCCGCCGTCGGCTCGCGTCCACGCCAGCGCAGGAGCCGCCCGAGCACGCCCCTGCGCCCGCTCCCGCTCGCGGCTCCGCCCGCGCCAGCGCCCGCGGCGCCTGCGGCCCGCGGCCTCGCCGCGCTACCAGCCCCCGGGCCAGCGCCGCCTCACGCCGTGCCTCGCCGGTGCCGTGCCCACTCCAGCTCGCGGCTCCGCACGCTCCAGCGCTCGTGGCCGCCCCCGCGCCGTGCCCTCGCCCGCGCCTCGGCCTCCTTGCGACACGTGtgcagttattgaggaataatatatagttataaataataataaaatcttatttttattagtgGGCATCTATAAGATcccagatagttctatatataaaatataatatggctaaattcttaacccgacttaagtattttgggtgatGGCTAGGCGAG
This portion of the Ananas comosus cultivar F153 unplaced genomic scaffold, ASM154086v1, whole genome shotgun sequence genome encodes:
- the LOC109704684 gene encoding uncharacterized protein DKFZp434B061-like, with amino-acid sequence MSPVVFRLRIDPRRRRTVPQPAHPALARAPAARCACPTPARRRRRVGSRPRQGRASPASAPSRRAPRPPSARVHASAGAARARPCARSRSRLRPRQRPRRLRPAASPRYQPPGQRRLTPCLAGAVPTPARGSARSSARGRPRAVPSPAPRPPCDTCAVIEE